A window of Ruminococcus champanellensis 18P13 = JCM 17042 contains these coding sequences:
- a CDS encoding RING finger protein, with amino-acid sequence MDYTNKLCSKCGKPFRPEDDVVVCPECGSPYHRACWEEAGGCINTALHQSGGSWQAQQDAQNQQRKECPRCHYQNLPDAAFCSGCGMPLQPTGTPESGEPQVEMAGVRIDPDQPLLGLNPEEDLGGVTVAEMGDFVGSNQLYYLSLFTAMKRTGKKISFNAMALLFPHIFFVNRKMWLWTLLSLMVQFVLGIPSALLLMGQMEGFSLIANLFHTNTTLFQLLVSGCSLLDLAFSVFMCLYANYLYRQHAIRKITRLRARNYPLPQYREAIKRAGGTCLPLAIAFVLIWIIMQFYSTGMM; translated from the coding sequence ATGGATTATACCAACAAATTATGTTCAAAATGCGGAAAGCCCTTCCGACCGGAGGATGACGTGGTGGTATGCCCGGAGTGCGGCTCCCCCTACCACCGTGCATGCTGGGAGGAGGCTGGCGGATGCATCAATACCGCTTTGCATCAGTCCGGTGGCAGCTGGCAGGCTCAACAGGACGCTCAAAACCAGCAGCGCAAGGAATGCCCCCGCTGCCACTATCAGAACCTTCCGGACGCAGCCTTCTGTTCCGGCTGCGGCATGCCGCTCCAACCAACCGGCACACCGGAATCCGGCGAACCCCAGGTGGAAATGGCTGGGGTACGCATCGATCCGGATCAACCCCTGCTGGGCTTGAACCCGGAGGAGGATCTGGGCGGTGTCACCGTAGCGGAGATGGGGGATTTCGTAGGTTCCAACCAGCTGTACTATCTTTCCCTGTTCACCGCCATGAAGCGAACCGGCAAGAAAATTTCCTTTAACGCCATGGCGCTGCTTTTCCCCCATATTTTCTTTGTGAACCGAAAAATGTGGCTGTGGACGCTGCTCTCCCTGATGGTGCAGTTTGTTCTGGGAATCCCTTCCGCACTGCTGCTGATGGGACAAATGGAGGGGTTCTCCCTGATCGCAAACCTGTTCCACACCAATACAACGCTCTTTCAGCTGCTGGTAAGCGGCTGTTCCCTGCTGGATCTGGCATTCTCGGTGTTCATGTGCCTGTATGCCAATTACCTGTACCGACAGCATGCCATCCGAAAAATCACACGACTCCGTGCCCGGAATTATCCCCTGCCCCAGTATCGGGAAGCCATAAAGCGTGCAGGCGGCACATGTCTGCCCCTGGCGATCGCCTTTGTACTGATCTGGATCATCATGCAGTTTTACAGCACTGGTATGATGTAA
- a CDS encoding elongation factor Tu produces MAKAKFERTKPHVNIGTIGHVDHGKTTLTAAITKTLALKGQAQYEAYDMIDKAPEERERGITINTAHVEYETDKRHYAHVDCPGHADYVKNMITGAAQMDGAILVVAASDGPMAQTREHILLARQVGVPAIVVFMNKADQVDDPELLELVEMDIRDLLSSYDFPGDDTPIIIGSALAALEAPDDLSDPAYKPILDLMDAVDEYIPSPERDDAKPFLMPIEDTMTISGRGTVVTGRVERGKLNLNETVEIVGLSDEKLSTVVTGI; encoded by the coding sequence ATGGCAAAGGCTAAATTTGAAAGAACCAAGCCCCATGTTAACATCGGCACAATCGGTCACGTTGACCATGGTAAGACCACACTTACCGCTGCAATCACCAAGACCCTGGCACTGAAGGGTCAGGCTCAGTATGAGGCTTACGATATGATCGATAAGGCTCCTGAGGAGAGAGAGCGTGGTATTACAATCAATACCGCTCACGTTGAGTACGAGACTGACAAGCGTCACTACGCACACGTTGACTGCCCCGGTCACGCTGACTATGTTAAGAACATGATCACCGGCGCAGCACAGATGGATGGTGCGATCCTCGTAGTTGCAGCTTCCGACGGCCCGATGGCTCAGACCCGTGAGCACATCCTGCTGGCTCGTCAGGTAGGCGTTCCGGCAATCGTTGTATTCATGAACAAGGCTGACCAGGTTGACGATCCTGAGCTGCTGGAGCTGGTTGAGATGGACATCAGAGATCTGCTGTCTTCCTACGACTTCCCCGGCGATGACACTCCGATCATCATCGGTTCTGCTCTGGCTGCACTGGAAGCTCCCGATGATCTGAGCGATCCTGCTTACAAGCCGATCCTGGATCTGATGGATGCTGTAGACGAATACATTCCCAGCCCGGAGCGTGACGATGCTAAGCCTTTCCTGATGCCGATCGAGGATACTATGACCATTTCCGGTCGTGGTACCGTTGTAACCGGTAGAGTAGAAAGAGGAAAGCTGAACCTGAACGAGACTGTTGAAATCGTTGGTCTGTCTGACGAGAAGCTCAGCACCGTTGTTACCGGTATT